The window GGCGTGCAGAAACAGCAACACCTGACCGCTCGCCGCCCGGGCCCCGACATTCATCTGGCTGGCCCGCCCCCGTTCTGCCGACAGCACTATGTCAGCCTGAGGACGGACCAGCTCAGGAGTGCCGTCGTCGCTGCCGCCGTCCACCACAATCACCTCACAGCTGCCGCTGCTCCGCAAGCGGCGCAGGGTGTCACCAATGGTCGCCGCCTCGTTCAGGGTGGGGATGATGACCGAGATGTCCATTAGCCCCCGAGCCGCAGAAAGGCGATGTTCAGCTTGTGCAGAAAGGCTTTTTCCTGATCCGGGTCGAGATCCTCAAAGCGCATATCCAGCACGGTCCGCTGGTGGACGACCCTGAGCGGACCGGAGGGCTCGACCGGGCGGGCGCGCAGCTCAACCCGGCCTTGGTCGGGCAGGCTGGCGTGGAAGCGCGCCTCGGCGTCGGTGTATTCCCGCCGATACGGGAGCTGTTTGCGGCTCAGCAGAGTGTCCAGCCGGCTCACCACCTCGGCATAGGCAAAGCCCAGATCCCAGCTTATCTCGGCCATCATCGCCTCCAGGCGTAGCGGAACACCGTCCACAGGATCTTATAGCCGGCCATGAGGGTGCCTCTGAGCGTCCCGCTGACTTTTGAGACCCCGATGCGCCGGCGGTAGCGAACCGGGACCTCGGTGATGCGCAGTCCTTTTTGAATGGCTTTGATCTGCATCTCAACCGTCCAGCCATAGGTGCGGTCCGTCATCCCCAGTTCCAGCAGGGATCGGAAACGCACGGCCCGAAAGGGTCCCAGGTCAGTATAGCGAAAGCCGTACACCAGCCGAATCAAAGCGGTGGCCAGACTATTGCCAAAGCGGGCGTGCGGCAGCAGGGCGCCGGGCTGAGCCTGACCTGTGGTGCGTGAGCCAATCACCATGTCGTAGTCGCCCGAGACGATGGGGGCGACCACGGCCGGCAGCTCATCCGGATGGTCGCTATAATCGCCGTCGACAAAGACCACGATGTCGGGTGGGTTGGCCTTGAGGTGGTCAATACCGGCCAAACACGCCCAGCCGTAGCCACGCCGCGCCTCGTGCAGCACGCGCGCGCCGCTGGCCCGAGCGACCTCGGCCGTCCTGTCTGACGAGCCGTTTCTTCCAGCTGCTCACGCGGCAGGTCGGCCAGCACCCGCGGCAGGGAGCGCTCTTCGTTGAGGGCCGGAATGATGACGGCAAGACGCGGGGGAGTATCCGGCATAGCTCAGGCTCCGAGCCTGAAACTGACCACGACCAGTGTGCCATCGGGCGGCAGCTGCCCGGTATCGGCCACAAAGCGCGTCGGTTGGCCGACGTAATCGACAATGCTCAGGGCGCCGTAGGCACACCAGACAGCCCGGACGGGGGGCAAAGGGGATGCGGTTGAACCAGCGGTCTCGATTCCCGCCAAAGCGGGGACTGAGGGCGGCAGCCTTGAAGACCCGCTCAAGCGGGAGACCGGCCGGATTGTCCTGCCACGAGACACGAATGGCGAGCCGGCTGCCGGTCAGCGTCCGGTGCGAGGCGGGGTGGGTGTGGCGCTCGGTCCAGGCCGCCATCGGCAGGCTTTTGCCCGCTTGGGCTCCCAGCCGTAGCAGCGCGGCGTGGAAATCGAGGTCATCGACCGGGGTCTGGATCAGAGCGTGGGGAGAAGTGCCGTTGTGCCATACCAGGAAGTGATAGCGCGCCTGGGGTCCTTGGGCGGCGTTAAAACGCCGGGGGAAAATACGGCCCGAGACCAGCACTCGGCCTTTTTCCTCAACAAGCCCCGGCAGCGCCTGACTCGGTCCGTCAGCCGCCCGTGCCCAGCCGGCCAGTCCGAACAGTATCAGACCCATCAGCGCTCCGCAGCGCCACCCGCGCCGTGTGTTCCTCATCCAGCTCATTGCCTACGCCGTGACGCCCTTTGCCATACTCCCCCTGCCACCATTCCCAGGCCAGCATCCCATAGAACGGCACATACTCCAACCAGACGTGGAAGGTTTCCAGACGTCCCCTGTACAGAAAATAAAATGACACATAATACAGGCTCAGCAAACCGGATAAGAGCAGCCACGAACGGAGCGGGAAAATGCTCAGAAAAGGCACCAGACCGACGAAGTACCACGGGTTGGCGACCGGGCTGAGCAGAAACAGCAGGCCCAGCAGCAGCCCGTTACTCCACACAAACTGATGATCGTCCTCCAGCTCAGACCGAGAACCGACCAGAAAGGCGGCTCCAGCCAGCCCCAGCCCGACCACGCCGTTGGCCAGCCAGCGCTCACCGACCAGGGCCACGATGCCGGGAAAAAGCAGACTGTTGGTCTGCCACTGCTCGGCAAAGGTGTAGGTGCCTGTCCACAGCGCCCGGCCGGCCGGCCAAAACGGGGCGTAGCCGACCAGGAGGACCGCAGCGGCCGCCGCCAGTCCGAGCAGGGCTCGCCCCCAGCCGTGGGCTTTCCACACGCGGGCCAGGAAGACCGGCAGAAGCAGGACGGGATACAGTTTGCCTAACACCGCCACGGCCAGGCTGATGTGGGCCAGCACGTCCCGGCCCTTGACCATCAGCACCACGGCCAAGACCACGCAGCAGGCCGGCACCACATCGTAGTGGGCCGAGTTCATGGTTTCTTTTATGATCAGCGGCGACCAGGCGTAGACGACCAGGAGCAGCGGGCTGAGCCCCAGGTGCTTCAGCAGGATCAGCAACAAAGCGCACACACCGAGGTCGAAAGCCACAAAGACCAGCCGCAGGCCGCTCAGACTGCCGGGCGCCAGCCACGCCGCCAGGCCGAAGATAGCCTGGGCAAACGGGGGATATACGGTCGAAATATGGGGATGATTCACCCGGGACAGGACAAACGACAGCCGGCCATCCCGCTCGGCGAGTTGGACATAGGCTCGGAGGGCAGCCCCAGCCGTCCCGGTGTCCGTCTGCTGCTGCACGCGCAGCGGAGCGAACCGGTAGGGATTCAGCCCCTCGGCCACAACCGCGCCGTCCCACAGATAGCGATAGAAGTCATCCTCTTGAATCGGCTGAGAAAAGAACAGCGTGGCGCGAAACAGCAGTCCGAACATCATGACGAGCGCGACCGCAGTGCTCCGCGGCGCTCGGACAGCACGGCCGAGGAGTGGGTACACGGCCAGGCCATAGCAGATGAAGATGCCGGCGTAGACCGCCACAAAGAGCACAATGGGCCGCTGGGCATGCCCCTGGCCATAGACGAAGGCGAAGCTCAGCCAGGTCAGCAGGCCATACAGCGCGACGGTCCCGACGCCCAGCACGATGAGCCTGCCGCATTGACCACGCATAGTTCAAGACCGCAGCCGGCGGCCGCTATCGCCCTGCCTAGCGCAGCTTGCCCTCGACAAAGGGCACTTCGTAGACCTTGTCATGCTGAATGGGGCCGTGGCCGAAGTAGCCCGACTCGCCAAACAGCTCGCCGTGGTCGGCGGTGACGGTGATGTAGGTATTGGCCGGGACCATGTCGAACAGCTGGGTGAAAACCCCGTCGAGGTAACGCACGGCCTCGACTTGGCGCTGGCGCAGCTGGTCGAGCTTGTCCTGATCGAAGAACGGCGCGGGGGCGTCGTCGTCGCGCAGCTTGCCGCCGACCTGCATCTCGTCAAGATGCTTGAACACCCCGTGCACCCCGTGAATCCTGGGCCAGCTGTCCTCGGGCTCGTCCGGCAGGGCGTAGGGATAATGGGTCTCGCCGACATTCAACAGGTAAAACGACGGTCGCTCGGCAGAAAAGCGCATCCGCTCCAGCATGGCGGCCATATCGTTATGCTTGGGCATGAGGGTGAACGAATCAAAATCGCGATTGATCGGCGTGGCCGGATTCAGCACCGGCAGAGAGACCAGGGCGTGGGTCTGATAGCCGAGTTTGTGCTTGAGAAAGCTGGGCAGAAACAGGTCTGGAATCAGGCTCTTGAAGGCGATCTGGCGTGTTCCCAGGCGTTCGTTGTATTTCAGAAAATCCTGCTTGTAATACTCCGAAGCGTAGACCTGGGCGGGGCTCGCATGGGGCAAGAGGCCCATCAGCAGGTTGTAGTGCGAGGGTGCGGTCCACGACGCGTAGCTCCAGCGGCGTTCCACCTGGCCCAGACGAGCCAGAGTCTCGGGTGCGGCGCGCACCAGCGTGTCGTAGCGGCAGCTATCAAGAATAACGACAATATAGTTATTGCGGGCCACGGTGGGAGACGGACGGGACGGTTCGGCCTGGAGCGGGGCGGCGACGGGAGCGGACGGGGGCGGAGCGGGGCGTTTTCTCAGGCGTTCAAAGAGTCTTTTCATTATGGCAGCCGCTATCCACAGATCACACAAGGCACGCCCGGGGTGACTCGAACACCCAACCGACGGGTTCGAAGCCCGGCGCTCTATCCAATTGAGCTACGGGCGCGCACGGCGGTCAGCCTAGCATTTTTCGGGCCCGGTCGGCCAGTCCGTTCCCGCGACCGCGATATTCGACAAGCCCGCCGGCTCTGCTAGGATGCCGTTCCACAACGCTGCGAAGCAGGAGTCACCATGCGAAAGATCGGAACCGCGAAGTCATGGACCACACTCATCGGGCTGCTCAGCCTGTGGCTGGCGGGAGTGGCCAGCCCGTGCGGGGCTGAGCTTGCTGCCGGCGATACCCTCACCATAGACACAGTCTCGCAAGCCGACACCCTCCTCACCCCATCAACCCGCTGGATGCTGGAACAGGGCATGCCGATGCGGATCATTGCCACCAAACGGGTGACCTGGCCCACAGCCTATGAGGAGGCCACCGAGAAATTCGCCAGCCAGGTCAGCCTGTCCGATGACGGACGGCGGCTGCTCAACTATGTGGCCGGCTGCCCCTTTCCGTCCGTTGACCTCAACGATCCTTTGGCCGGCTTTCGGATCATGTGGAACCAGGAGCATCCGCCGTTCAGCATCGACAACTTCGGCACTGACTCGACAACCCAGACGGTGAGCGCCAGCGGAGAGCTGGAACGCACCTTCTCCTATCCGTGGCGGCGCCTGATGTGGACCGGTCGCCTGTACAGCGATCCCAAACCGGTCATCCCTCACGCCCGGAACGTCAGCCACACCAATCTGATCGGCCCCGCCTTTCTGCCCAACGACCACAAGGGCACCTCCATCCTGTCCTTCCGCTACCAGGCGCCGGACGCGCTCGACGACACCTACGCCTACATCCCCGAGACGCGCCGCGTGCACCGGGTCAGCATCGTTGATCGCAGCACGCCGCTGTGGCGGACGGATGTCGATCTGGACTCGTGGTGGGGCTTTAATGCCAAGCTCAGCTTCTGGACCTTCCGGGTGCTGGCCGACAAGGACATCCTGGCGGTCGTGCATAGCGATAAGTACGGCGACCCATCGGCCTGGTGCGCGGCCCAGAACGAGAATAGGGGCATCCTGGCCGCCCTGCCCTGCGTGCCGTGGGAGAAACGGCGGGTGTGGGTCGTCGAAGCCGTCCCGGTCGGCTATGCCGGACGCTATACCTACTCCAAGCGGGTGCTATACGTCGACCAGGAGTTCTTTGCCCCGCTGATCCAGGAAATCTACGATCTGCAGGGCGAGCTGTGGAAGGTCTTCGTGCGCAGCATCGCCTACACCGCCAAGCCCCACGACCGCTACCCCGTCAACCCGATTGCGGGCGCGCGCTACAGCTACAGCGACGAATGGGCCTTCATGCCCCAGGCGGTGATGGTCGATATGCAGGCCCCCCACGCCACGACCTTTGAGGCCCCGGCCGTCCGCAGCCCGCCTGCGGAGTGGCAGACCGAGTGGTATTTCAACGAGGATATCGAGAGCAATAATGCGTCGATTTTTTCCCGCAACTATCTGATCAGGAGCGGCCGCTAGGGCCGGACTCAACGGTCCAGGTCGTCCCGGTCGGCGAATCCTTGAGCACAATCCCCTGGGCCTGGAGCTGATCGCGGATCGCGTCGGCGGTGCTGAAATCTCTGGCTTTACGGGCTGCGGCCCGGTCGGCGATCAGCTGCTCAATCGCCTGTGGGCTCAGGCCACTGCTGGCCAGCCCTTCTTGCCGGACCCGGCCCAAAAAGTCGGCCGGCGCCTCCTGCAACATCCCCAGTACCCCGCCGATGGTGTCCAGGTCCTGGCGGAGTTGGGGCAGGCTGTCGCGCTGGCCGGCATCGAGCCGGCGGTTGGCCTCCCGAACCGTCTCAAACACCACGCCCAGCGCCCGAGGCGTGTTGCAGTCGTCATCCATAGCGTCCTGAAAGCGACCCAGGACCGGAGAGTCTGCGCTACGCGGGCGGGCCGGCGCAGGCTCGGCGTCCGGCCCGAGCGCCTCGTCGAGACGGGCCAGGGTCTGGTACACCCGGCGCAGGCTCTTTTCAGCCTCGTCCAGCTTCTGGTCCGAGAAGTCCAGCGGCATGCGGTACTGGGTCGATAACAACACCACCCGCAAGACCTCGGCCGCGCGGGCTTTCAGCACCTGGCCGATGGTCAGGAAGTTGCCCAGCGACTTCGACATCTTTTCGTGCTCAACGGTGACCATGCCGTTGTGCAGCCAATAGCGTGCAAAGGGACGGTCTTTTGCGCCTTCGGACTGCGCGATCTCATTCTCATGATGGGGAAATATGAGATCCGCCCCCCCGCCATGAATATCGAACGGCTGGCCCAGATAGCGGCTGCTCATGGCCGAGCACTCGATATGCCAACCGGGCCGACCCTTGCCCCAGGGGCTGTCCCACTC of the Desulfurellaceae bacterium genome contains:
- a CDS encoding DUF2029 domain-containing protein → MRGQCGRLIVLGVGTVALYGLLTWLSFAFVYGQGHAQRPIVLFVAVYAGIFICYGLAVYPLLGRAVRAPRSTAVALVMMFGLLFRATLFFSQPIQEDDFYRYLWDGAVVAEGLNPYRFAPLRVQQQTDTGTAGAALRAYVQLAERDGRLSFVLSRVNHPHISTVYPPFAQAIFGLAAWLAPGSLSGLRLVFVAFDLGVCALLLILLKHLGLSPLLLVVYAWSPLIIKETMNSAHYDVVPACCVVLAVVLMVKGRDVLAHISLAVAVLGKLYPVLLLPVFLARVWKAHGWGRALLGLAAAAAVLLVGYAPFWPAGRALWTGTYTFAEQWQTNSLLFPGIVALVGERWLANGVVGLGLAGAAFLVGSRSELEDDHQFVWSNGLLLGLLFLLSPVANPWYFVGLVPFLSIFPLRSWLLLSGLLSLYYVSFYFLYRGRLETFHVWLEYVPFYGMLAWEWWQGEYGKGRHGVGNELDEEHTARVALRSADGSDTVRTGRLGTGG
- the cysS gene encoding cysteine--tRNA ligase; protein product: MALHLHNTLTGRDEEFVPLTAGKVGMYVCGVTVYDRSHVGHARALVTFDVIYRYLRFLGYEVRFVRNFTDVDDKIISRANERGISTQELSETYIDEFGQDMRALGCVPPTVEPRATQHIPDMIDLIQDLENKGLAYAVGGDVYYAVERFAAYGKLSHRQLEDMLAGARVEVDTRKRHALDFALWKASKPGEPEWDSPWGKGRPGWHIECSAMSSRYLGQPFDIHGGGADLIFPHHENEIAQSEGAKDRPFARYWLHNGMVTVEHEKMSKSLGNFLTIGQVLKARAAEVLRVVLLSTQYRMPLDFSDQKLDEAEKSLRRVYQTLARLDEALGPDAEPAPARPRSADSPVLGRFQDAMDDDCNTPRALGVVFETVREANRRLDAGQRDSLPQLRQDLDTIGGVLGMLQEAPADFLGRVRQEGLASSGLSPQAIEQLIADRAAARKARDFSTADAIRDQLQAQGIVLKDSPTGTTWTVESGPSGRS
- a CDS encoding DUF1329 domain-containing protein, whose translation is MRKIGTAKSWTTLIGLLSLWLAGVASPCGAELAAGDTLTIDTVSQADTLLTPSTRWMLEQGMPMRIIATKRVTWPTAYEEATEKFASQVSLSDDGRRLLNYVAGCPFPSVDLNDPLAGFRIMWNQEHPPFSIDNFGTDSTTQTVSASGELERTFSYPWRRLMWTGRLYSDPKPVIPHARNVSHTNLIGPAFLPNDHKGTSILSFRYQAPDALDDTYAYIPETRRVHRVSIVDRSTPLWRTDVDLDSWWGFNAKLSFWTFRVLADKDILAVVHSDKYGDPSAWCAAQNENRGILAALPCVPWEKRRVWVVEAVPVGYAGRYTYSKRVLYVDQEFFAPLIQEIYDLQGELWKVFVRSIAYTAKPHDRYPVNPIAGARYSYSDEWAFMPQAVMVDMQAPHATTFEAPAVRSPPAEWQTEWYFNEDIESNNASIFSRNYLIRSGR
- a CDS encoding glycosyltransferase, producing the protein MDISVIIPTLNEAATIGDTLRRLRSSGSCEVIVVDGGSDDGTPELVRPQADIVLSAERGRASQMNVGARAASGQVLLFLHA
- a CDS encoding sulfatase-like hydrolase/transferase, with product MKRLFERLRKRPAPPPSAPVAAPLQAEPSRPSPTVARNNYIVVILDSCRYDTLVRAAPETLARLGQVERRWSYASWTAPSHYNLLMGLLPHASPAQVYASEYYKQDFLKYNERLGTRQIAFKSLIPDLFLPSFLKHKLGYQTHALVSLPVLNPATPINRDFDSFTLMPKHNDMAAMLERMRFSAERPSFYLLNVGETHYPYALPDEPEDSWPRIHGVHGVFKHLDEMQVGGKLRDDDAPAPFFDQDKLDQLRQRQVEAVRYLDGVFTQLFDMVPANTYITVTADHGELFGESGYFGHGPIQHDKVYEVPFVEGKLR